In the genome of Cryptomeria japonica chromosome 8, Sugi_1.0, whole genome shotgun sequence, one region contains:
- the LOC131027678 gene encoding WAT1-related protein At5g07050 isoform X2 has protein sequence MKAMEMFDKAKPYLAMTSLQLGYAGNSIITKISLNEGMSNFVLAVYRNIVATIVFAPFAFFLERPVTNNFYYMGLKFTSPTFGSAMFNLVPVTTFVIAVIFRIEKIRIRQMHSQAKLVGTLVCVSGAMLMTFYKGPVVPMPWPSHNHLKNHDDSDKDMIKGCLCLITSNLSWASLFVFQSWVVKKYPAQLSLVTLVCLMGSLQSIAITLPVERHPSAWEVGFDMKLFTVVYSGVIITGVAYYLQGLCMKIKGPVFATAFFPLGMIITAIMDSIILHQRIYLGSVVGAVVIVTGLYGVLWGEMKEIKLPAITSSEVFPTCHSTTMIIDDELTKPLNM, from the exons ATGAAAGCTATGGAGATGTTTGATAAAGCAAAGCCTTATCTGGCAATGACAAGCTTGCAGCTTGGGTATGCAGGGAATTCAATAATTACCAAGATTTCTTTGAATGAGGGAATGAGTAATTTTGTTTTGGCGGTGTACAGAAACATCGTTGCCACAATAGTTTTTGCTCCTTTTGCATTTTTTCTTGAAag GCCAGTCACCAATAATTTCTATTATATGGGTTTGAAATTTACTTCTCCGACATTTGGAAGTGCAATGTTTAACCTAGTTCCTGTCACTACTTTTGTGATTGCTGTCATCTTCAG AATTGAGAAGATAAGAATTCGTCAGATGCACAGTCAAGCAAAGTTAGTGGGAACATTAGTGTGCGTGAGTGGAGCAATGCTTATGACCTTTTATAAAGGACCTGTTGTTCCCATGCCATGGCCTTCACATAACCATTTGAAGAATCATGATGACAGTGATAAGGATATGATCAAGGGTTGCCTGTGTTTAATTACATCTAACCTTTCCTGGGCTTCATTGTTTGTTTTTCAG TCTTGGGTTGTTAAGAAGTATCCAGCACAACTTTCCCTTGTGACCCTAGTATGCTTGATGGGCTCCTTGCAGTCAATTGCAATCACCTTGCCGGTTGAACGACATCCATCTGCCTGGGAAGTTGGATTTGACATGAAACTTTTCACAGTTGTATATTCT GGAGTGATAATTACAGGGGTTGCGTATTATCTTCAAGGATTGTGCATGAAGATAAAAGGGCCTGTATTTGCTACTGCATTCTTTCCTTTGGGTATGATAATTACAGCAATCATGGACTCCATTATTCTTCATCAGAGAATATATTTGGGCAG TGTGGTGGGAGCAGTGGTGATAGTAACAGGATTGTATGGTGTTTTGTGGGGCGAGATGAAGGAGATAAAGCTTCCTGCTATAACGAGCTCAGAAGTGTTTCCCACCTGTCATTCTACAACTATGATCATTGATGATGAGCTGACTAAACCGCTAAATATGTGA
- the LOC131027678 gene encoding WAT1-related protein At5g07050 isoform X1 yields the protein MKAMEMFDKAKPYLAMTSLQLGYAGNSIITKISLNEGMSNFVLAVYRNIVATIVFAPFAFFLERNLRPTITFPIFCQIFTLGLLGPVTNNFYYMGLKFTSPTFGSAMFNLVPVTTFVIAVIFRIEKIRIRQMHSQAKLVGTLVCVSGAMLMTFYKGPVVPMPWPSHNHLKNHDDSDKDMIKGCLCLITSNLSWASLFVFQSWVVKKYPAQLSLVTLVCLMGSLQSIAITLPVERHPSAWEVGFDMKLFTVVYSGVIITGVAYYLQGLCMKIKGPVFATAFFPLGMIITAIMDSIILHQRIYLGSVVGAVVIVTGLYGVLWGEMKEIKLPAITSSEVFPTCHSTTMIIDDELTKPLNM from the exons ATGAAAGCTATGGAGATGTTTGATAAAGCAAAGCCTTATCTGGCAATGACAAGCTTGCAGCTTGGGTATGCAGGGAATTCAATAATTACCAAGATTTCTTTGAATGAGGGAATGAGTAATTTTGTTTTGGCGGTGTACAGAAACATCGTTGCCACAATAGTTTTTGCTCCTTTTGCATTTTTTCTTGAAag GAATTTGAGACCCACAATCACGTTTCCCATATTCTGTCAGATTTTTACTCTTGGTTTGTTAGG GCCAGTCACCAATAATTTCTATTATATGGGTTTGAAATTTACTTCTCCGACATTTGGAAGTGCAATGTTTAACCTAGTTCCTGTCACTACTTTTGTGATTGCTGTCATCTTCAG AATTGAGAAGATAAGAATTCGTCAGATGCACAGTCAAGCAAAGTTAGTGGGAACATTAGTGTGCGTGAGTGGAGCAATGCTTATGACCTTTTATAAAGGACCTGTTGTTCCCATGCCATGGCCTTCACATAACCATTTGAAGAATCATGATGACAGTGATAAGGATATGATCAAGGGTTGCCTGTGTTTAATTACATCTAACCTTTCCTGGGCTTCATTGTTTGTTTTTCAG TCTTGGGTTGTTAAGAAGTATCCAGCACAACTTTCCCTTGTGACCCTAGTATGCTTGATGGGCTCCTTGCAGTCAATTGCAATCACCTTGCCGGTTGAACGACATCCATCTGCCTGGGAAGTTGGATTTGACATGAAACTTTTCACAGTTGTATATTCT GGAGTGATAATTACAGGGGTTGCGTATTATCTTCAAGGATTGTGCATGAAGATAAAAGGGCCTGTATTTGCTACTGCATTCTTTCCTTTGGGTATGATAATTACAGCAATCATGGACTCCATTATTCTTCATCAGAGAATATATTTGGGCAG TGTGGTGGGAGCAGTGGTGATAGTAACAGGATTGTATGGTGTTTTGTGGGGCGAGATGAAGGAGATAAAGCTTCCTGCTATAACGAGCTCAGAAGTGTTTCCCACCTGTCATTCTACAACTATGATCATTGATGATGAGCTGACTAAACCGCTAAATATGTGA